A genomic region of Rhodococcus pyridinivorans contains the following coding sequences:
- a CDS encoding PepSY-associated TM helix domain-containing protein: protein MSVPELDRGTIAADNSAAEPARAAAQDSSPPRSMRPLIMRLHFYAGILVAPFLLIATISGGLYAIAPTLEQVLYRDLLHVDSTGPALPVAEQVRAAQQLRPDLTVSAVRPASEVGETTRVLFTDPSLGESERTAVFIDPATASSTGQSVVYGSSSALPVRTWISQLHRHLHLGEPGRIYSELAASWLWVIALGGVYLWVQRYRTQRTRTRQSARLLTFDRGARGRNRTLGWHGTTGLWIAVGLIFLSATGLTWSTYAGANVGELRTALSWTTPTLDTTLGVSDTAPAAGGHDGHDGHTAAIADTGALDRNIGALDRVLAAAAEHRVTEHVEMSIPADGHTAVTVTETRQPWQFVTDAVAIDPATGAVTATNTFADWPLAAQLTTWGIALHMGILFGLLNQLVLLALAVALGTVIVRGYQLWWQRRPTRGSRRVARPPLRGTWRRLHPVTVVAVVAAAVTVGWFAPLLGLSLLAFLLVDVAVGLLRRRRSPEHSPEGTSATG from the coding sequence ATGTCCGTTCCCGAACTCGACCGCGGCACCATCGCCGCGGACAATTCCGCCGCCGAGCCCGCCCGGGCTGCGGCGCAGGATTCTTCACCGCCGCGCAGCATGCGGCCGCTGATCATGCGGCTGCACTTCTACGCCGGGATCCTGGTGGCCCCGTTCCTGCTGATCGCGACGATCAGCGGGGGCCTCTACGCGATCGCCCCGACCCTCGAACAGGTGCTCTACCGCGACCTGCTGCACGTCGATTCCACCGGTCCGGCACTGCCGGTCGCCGAGCAGGTCCGCGCCGCCCAGCAGCTACGCCCGGACCTGACCGTCTCAGCGGTACGCCCCGCATCCGAGGTCGGTGAGACCACCCGGGTGCTGTTCACCGATCCGTCCCTCGGTGAATCCGAGCGCACTGCCGTGTTCATCGATCCCGCGACCGCCTCGTCGACCGGTCAGTCGGTGGTCTACGGCAGTAGCAGCGCGCTGCCGGTACGCACCTGGATTTCCCAGCTGCACCGGCACCTGCATCTGGGTGAGCCCGGCCGGATCTACAGCGAACTGGCCGCCTCCTGGCTGTGGGTCATCGCTCTGGGCGGGGTGTACCTGTGGGTGCAGCGCTACCGCACCCAGCGCACCCGCACCCGGCAGTCGGCGCGACTGCTGACCTTCGACCGCGGCGCGCGGGGCCGCAACCGCACCCTCGGCTGGCACGGCACCACCGGCCTGTGGATCGCGGTCGGCTTGATCTTCCTGTCGGCCACCGGGTTGACCTGGTCCACATATGCCGGGGCGAATGTGGGCGAGTTGCGTACCGCGTTGAGCTGGACCACCCCGACGCTCGATACCACCCTCGGCGTCTCGGACACCGCGCCTGCAGCCGGTGGACACGACGGCCACGACGGCCATACTGCCGCTATTGCCGATACGGGCGCACTCGATCGCAACATCGGCGCTCTGGACCGCGTCCTTGCCGCCGCTGCCGAGCATCGAGTGACCGAACACGTCGAGATGAGCATCCCGGCCGACGGCCACACTGCCGTCACCGTCACCGAAACCCGCCAGCCCTGGCAGTTCGTCACCGACGCGGTCGCGATCGACCCGGCCACCGGGGCGGTGACCGCCACCAACACGTTCGCGGACTGGCCGCTGGCCGCCCAGCTCACCACCTGGGGCATCGCCCTGCACATGGGCATCTTGTTCGGGCTGCTCAACCAGCTGGTATTGCTCGCTCTCGCGGTCGCGTTGGGCACGGTCATCGTGCGCGGCTACCAGCTGTGGTGGCAGCGTCGCCCCACCCGCGGATCGCGCCGGGTGGCGCGCCCACCGCTGCGTGGGACGTGGCGACGCCTGCACCCGGTCACCGTCGTCGCGGTGGTCGCTGCTGCGGTGACCGTCGGGTGGTTCGCTCCGCTGCTGGGACTGAGCCTGCTCGCATTCCTGCTCGTCGACGTCGCGGTCGGTCTGCTGCGGCGCCGGCGTTCGCCCGAGCACTCCCCCGAGGGGACCTCCGCGACCGGCTGA